The sequence TTAACTAACTTCAGGCCAGAGGGAAGGGAATGAGGTGTTGCTTACAATGAAGTTCCTACTCTTGTTGTTATTCACTAGCAACGAGGGAATACCAAAGTGCAACTGTGGCGAGCGGTGGAAAAGCAAACCCAGTTATAAAGACTTCCGGACCAACCTAATACTTACACGTGTAAGACACATTTCAGCGTATTCTCGAGACTTTCAGGTTTATCCATGTTAGCAAAAATGTGATAAGTGGAAAATGCAACGGACAACATCAAGAGACTATAATAAAGTCGGGCATATAGACTGAAATAATCTGATTCTAGATTTGGTCTTAAAAGAGAGGTTTACTTACATATCAACTTCATGTTCTGATGAATCGTCGAAAATGCTAGATCGTCTCGGTTCCACCATAACAGATTCCATCTCTTCGGTTCCACGAAGTTCTGAACAGAGTATAGTCGATTGTTTAGCTCTGAAAATAGTTGTTTtagttcattttgaaaatgaaaaattctcaCAATTCACCAATTGGAAGAGATTTCAAATCATTCAAGACATTGGCAGAGTAACATGCAGAAGCAACCAAtgttgctgaaaatcaatttattgttcaaaatgagaatatatttagtttttaagatagttttctttatttaaagaaaacattatGTATTGCTCATTCACACAGTTACAGTTGACGttaataaaaacgaaaaataaagtCTTGCACAACATTTACCATTTTTCATTGGAGATAGAGATACATAAACAGCCTGACATAGATGAATGAAGACGATAAAAATCCAGAAGATGACTCGGAagtatttttctcttttactTCGTAGGTTAATTTCACAAACGCCTGAAAAACAAGTCAGTTTGAATGGATATTTGGACTGGCAGACTTATGTTTTCCTATTAATCTAATGTTCAAATCAATTCAAGTTCAATTATAGCAATATATGGCTGTTGTTAAACTACACCGGTCCCAGTACTcactcaactttttttttaaactcaattCTGATCACACagtaaaaatcatttttttgaagaacacCAAGTTTGggttttattttctttgaattctCAAACCGCTTAAGCTTCGAATGCTAAACAGGCgttaaaacattgaaacgAAGCGAGTAACAAAAAGATATAAAATCATTTTGGCACTGGAGCTCATGCTGTCAGATTTTACTTCAGTAAACGAATGACATGATGTGGTTTCAGCATGAGTTTGGCAAAATTTAGTATTGCTATTTATATTAGATGCACAAACCTAATCCTCCGATTGATGTCACTACAGAGTatatcaaaatgttcaatagAACAACATTCTCAACAAATTTGATATCTGATTTCGCGGtatctataaaaattgaaaaaattaagtcGTAAAATACTCTGTTACCTGGAAAAATGGTCATAATTAAACCAGCCAAGTTAAGCCACATCAACATTCTAATTTCACAGTTCAATATTTTCATCCATTTGCGCATTGGTGTagcgctgaaatttttaagttgaTTTTTGTTGGAAGAATTTGTTCTGATTTCGAACACTAACTCAATTACGGCACTATCTCTAACCATCAAAATACTCAAGAAGGTCACAATTGTTAACGTCAGTTCCATTGCAGTGAAGGCTACATAAGAAGGCCCATACAACTGCAGCCGTTCAATAATTTCATTACTATCAAACCCTTCTATATCTAACCAAACGCTCATTAATCACCTGAAAAATACATAACACATTAAAGCGAGAAAAAGCACGAAACTTTTTGAGACTAAATAGGttatgatgaaaaaaatcgatacttgTGAACAGCAGAAACCATGGCCTTTAACGTTGGGTGCATAACGCGCTATccagaaaaacacaaaaacacaaaaacaaaacacacaGGCACACTGCTTACTATTAGTAGACCTCTGACAGTGTTGTTTTGAAGATTATGTAGGTCCGACGCGCATGGTGACTGCTGTACACAAATATAGActgtttttcattattattagGTCGGTCAATAAGTTTTGTCGTTGTTtctcaaattgatttttcttagagaatttttttgtggttatATAGAAGACTGTTAGTGATGACAAGCCCAACAATATCAGCTACATCGGACTACTTCCAGATATTTTAAATCTCAGAACTGTGTGTATTAGACAGTTAGTTGAATGAAAATCTGCAATTAAAGACCCATGCGTATCTTTTTGGTTGCGATACATTCATTAAACTGACCAGAAATACTtgcaaaattgactttttaaactttgaaggACACTAACTTCCGTAACAtgcaagaaacaaaaaagtgaccAATTACAATATTGATACGCATATCAATTACTacattttatcgttttttatcTTAACCTGTTGCTACGTTACAGTTAGTTAAAGCAAGCTTAGTGCAAGTTACAATAAACACccttttttcaagattttcaccTCTAACTCCAAAACCAGTTGTTTGACAAAACCTTTGTCAACAGATGAAACAATAACTCTTTAatcttttacatttttttgttgcaaattttgtcaTATCTTGAGTGTTGGAAAAGATGTGTGGCATTTAAGCAAACTTGTCCAAATCAGAACATTGGAGttgttttttccattttcaataaactacgctttttttgctttgatgattaatatttttgtaaaaacctGAGAtatgacaaaaattttcaaccacaaaaatgtgtaaaattaaaaattatgatttatGTGTTGACAAAACTTTTGACAAACAACTGGTTTTGGAGTTACGAGCGAACAGCTAGAAAAAGGTGTTTATTGAAACTTGTACTTAGCTTGCTTCAACCAACTGTAACTTAGCAGCGGGTTAAGATAAATAAAAGTggtaaactgataaaatgtagTAATTGATGTGCTTATTAATATTGTtattgatcacttttttgtatcttgtttgtatcaaattttaaaaagtcatttttgcaAGCATTTTTGTTACTTTAATGAATGtactcggcatttggctcCAGCGTCTTGCCCAAGTTCGGGCCGAAAAATATTAACCTGGATCAGAAattggctaaacttgggcaaaggTTGAGCAAGACTTTGGCCAAACTTGGATTTATGCTGCGCCAAAGATTAACCCAAGTTTgacccaactcttgccaaacttttgcccaagtttaaaacaaaacaagaaaagttcCGGCCAAAGTTTGGGAAGAGTTGGATCAAACTTGGGTTAATCTTTGGCGCAGCATAAATCCAAGTTTGGCCAAAgtcttgcccaacttttgTCCAAGTTTAACCAACTTCTGATCCATGTTAATAATTTTCCGGCacaacttgggcaagaagctggAGCCAAATGTCGAGTAGCGCAATCAAAAGAGTATGAAGAGTATGCAGAATTGCAGATTTTCATTCAACTATCTGTCTAATACATCAGGACATATAAACTGTTtctttttgccaaaaaattttaaaaaaatcgagaaaaaatttttatctcGTCATCACAGTTCTGAGATTTAAATTATCTGGAAATAGTCCGATATGGCTGATATTGTTGGGCTTGTCATTACTAACAGTCTTCTATATAAACAGAAAAGTAtctaagaaaaaatcaaaactgagAAACAACGACAAAACTTATTGACCGACCTAATAATATGTCAAGTGATGTCTGCATATGTTTTTTCTGTACTTGTGTATGTATGTCTTATATCCCcgctattttaaaaattaattgtttaacTTATAAGATTAAAAACGTGTAGAATgatattgtatttttaggcttactATTAGGAAAACACAACTCCTAACCCTAACGAGGAGAGTGTGTATCGCGTTTAATTTGAACAtcaaaattaatggaaatatgataaatttcaaaaatggcgGGGGTATTAAACACGTaccattttttcttattctcaGCATTTACTGCTAACTCATTAATTGTATTATATACTTTACAAGCAATTCTCCGGTTTCTGGTGGATTTAAGTTAGGTCTTTGAGCGGGTTCATTTATACATATGATTTTTCCTATCTAGCCGCTTTGTTGGTGTTTTTGGTGTTTCCGTTGACAGGAACATATTCTTCAAAAGatatgtaagtttttgatatCAGGCCAAAGttgttcaacaaaaaaagtatcaaGGAAACAATTTCAGCACAGAAACAGTTACTGAATGGATCAATAAACATATTCTGAAACCAACCGTTTGGCATGGCTTAAAATAACCGCCTTAATTATGTTTGTAATAATATATTAATATTAACTCATCCTTGCAATATGAGGCCCaatgaaaagtcaaaaaaaaaacggaagaagACGCGATTAACTGGTGTTACTGAAAATGTATAGCTTTTTACTCATATTTAAAATACCGTATACACTGTTTTAGAATGTATGTAAAAactaatgttttaattttgattccTGCTTGATACACAGCTCAATAATTAcagtatagttttttttttaatctttgaaTGACTATTACGGGACGATGAGATCATGAAAATGCCTACTTTTCTGGCGGCAAATATCTCGTAGTGAAGGGACCTGCGTCTCTCTTCGCTACATGCTCTCTCGCAGCCGCGGCCTGCCAACATTTTCGCGCCAGTaaataggcattctcatgatcttATGATCCTGTAATACTTACTGATTTTTAATCTTGttagatattttaaatttgctcAAAACCCTCATTGAAGAttaaaaaagatcaaaacgTTGTTAACGTTTTCTGTCGGGGCCGAAGCACACCAGGTCTGTAGAGGATGTGCCGAAGAGTCATCATTCAGACTGCAGCGGGGATTGAACCAGAGTACGAGGACCGAAGTACCGCACACTACCACTCAACCACACAGCTGTTGTTGGGGCTTTGGAGGTACGGGTAATTCAAAACATACCTTTTCTCCTCTAACAGTGGTCTCGCGAGATACATGTTGCTGCGTGAAAGGTGCGGTGGCCGGTGTAATGCGGACTAGAATACCAAGCGcggaaaataataattactgAAACAGTTTTGACTGCTCCCTTCTGTTATATTCACAGTTCTCTTTCGCGGTGATAAACatggtcaaaaaaaaaatatccatggatcaaatattatttattattaacAACTAAAATACGTTTAGTTAACAACAATTGATTTATGCTTTACAACAATTGGATCCACATTGACTGTAACTTGGTGGGCACATGCATGAATTCGGTCCACATTTTGATATCACCTTATCTCCTTGAGTTATTGTTATTTTGATCAAGCATTTGCAGGGTACAACATCAGTCGGAGTAGTAGTAGTTGGAACTTCTGGTACAGGCGTTGGCACAGTTTCTGGTGGTGGAGTTGGCAGGTCATCTCTCTGTGGAACTGGAGAAGAAGCAGGGGTGTCAACGCAGGTTGGAGCACATGTTGGCATACATTGAGCAGTGCATGATGGAACGACTGGGTAGTAAGCAATTCCGTATGGTTGATATCCACTGACTGCCACCGGGGCCGGAGCTACCACAGGTTGCGGAGCAACTGGAGCAACTGCTACAGAAGACCGAATTTGATAAGGATACTCTTCTACAGCAGACCCATATGGTTGATATCCACTAGCTGATGGATAATGAGCAACAAGGCATGATGGCAGGCAAGATGGCATACATTGCTGAGAACACTGGAGCTGGGCAATTGGAGCAACTGCTGAAAGTGCTGGAGCACGGAGATATACCGGTATTTGCTGAAAGAAATGTGTATCAAAAATTGGTGTATTATCAGTGggaattttcttctaaatacATTCTTGATTGTACAACCTAACTAAATATCATAACTGAACAATcctttaatttaatttttcaacattatttCATATTTGATTTCGTGACTTCGTGacgttggaaaaaaatggtagttgaaaactgagttaatttgaaaaataatcttcTTCAATCGTCTTGCaaatgaataaattgaaaacaagTGTGTAATCTTAATTTATCAAATACGTTTCATATTGTATTATTCATTACATATTAAGCTATCAAGTGGCACCAATACAGAGTGCATTTTAAATCAATTacgcaaaaatttaatttttgaaaaaaaatcaaaactcacCGCCGCAGCCAATGGCAAACAAATAAGAAGCAAATTATGAATCATAGCCCGAAAAACGGAGTGATACTTCTCACACTTCCTGTGATGTGCTTTTATAGAAACTACGGCACAGGTGTCCGGTTTCGATAATCTCTGATACTAATACAATTCCTAAATGGATCATCTGCTCACTGATACCGGTCTCCTTATTGACTTTTTGTTTCCGTCATCTCATTCGAGAGGTTAGCAGCCGTCTGGTCAGCACCCTGAGAATGgtttggaaaatggaaaaaaaaacaaacgggtgtttactaaatttttataaggTTAAGGTCGaatgaaagaaaatgagatACAGTGGTTTCTCTATTTATTTTGCAtgcaaaaaattgctgaaatttctagaaaatacaTTCAGCCTGACAATGAATCAGTGAaagactattagaggctgcCATAATCAAATAGGAAATATGGTATGTGAAAACCAAACTCAGAGAGCCAAAACATGCCAAATAAGAAAGCTGACAAGAACTTTCAGAACAGAAATTATCCGAACCCAATGCTCGATGAAATTAGAgtgagttaaaaaaataaaagtataccgtatattctctattagtgctgcatgcagcactaatttCCAGGCCTACTTTGAAtgcagcactattagagactgcagtgCTACTGGAGATgaagcactaatagagaatatacggtataaacaaaaagttaccaaaatACCCTGGTTTTTAGTTTGAATGTAATGAAACCTTACGTTATTTGATTACATTGTCTGATATTCTGATTCGAAAAAAGCTTTGATTCATATAAAGTAACCAGACTATTCCATTTCTTGTCTATCCCCAAATTAATGTAGTATGTTTTTGTTTGTAAAGTGTAACAAAAACTGCAGCAGTaatcaatttcagaacttcaaGGATTCAAAGTATGCAGTTTGTCAAAACTGAACCCGTTGTCACAAGTCAGGATTTTGTTTGAATGGTAAATTTTTATGTCTATTATCAAGAACATATTTCAATTATCCATGAATCCGTTTCTCAA comes from Caenorhabditis elegans chromosome X and encodes:
- the T22B2.5 gene encoding Neur_chan_memb domain-containing protein (Partially confirmed by transcript evidence); this encodes MSVWLDIEGFDSNEIIERLQLYGPSYVAFTAMELTLTIVTFLSILMVRDSAVIDATPMRKWMKILNCEIRMLMWLNLAGLIMTIFPDTAKSDIKFVENVVLLNILIYSVVTSIGGLGVCEINLRSKREKYFRVIFWIFIVFIHLCQAVYVSLSPMKNATLVASACYSANVLNDLKSLPIGELAKQSTILCSELRGTEEMESVMVEPRRSSIFDDSSEHEVDILYARLYYSLLMLSVAFSTYHIFANMDKPESLENTLKCVLHVGGQNVSSSLK
- the idpp-9 gene encoding Intrinsically Disordered Protein, expressed in Pharynx (Confirmed by transcript evidence;~Product from WormBase gene class idpp) → MIHNLLLICLPLAAAQIPVYLRAPALSAVAPIAQLQCSQQCMPSCLPSCLVAHYPSASGYQPYGSAVEEYPYQIRSSVAVAPVAPQPVVAPAPVAVSGYQPYGIAYYPVVPSCTAQCMPTCAPTCVDTPASSPVPQRDDLPTPPPETVPTPVPEVPTTTTPTDVVPCKCLIKITITQGDKVISKCGPNSCMCPPSYSQCGSNCCKA